One stretch of Macaca nemestrina isolate mMacNem1 chromosome 17, mMacNem.hap1, whole genome shotgun sequence DNA includes these proteins:
- the LOC105472135 gene encoding NF-kappa-B inhibitor-interacting Ras-like protein 2, which yields MGKSCKVVVCGQASVGKTSILEQLLYGNHVVGSEMIETQEDIYVGSIETDRGVREQVRFYDTRGLRDGAELPRHCFSCTDGYVLVYSTDSRESFQRVELLKKEIDKSKDKKEVTIVVLGNKCDLQEQRRVDPDVAQHWAKSEKVKLWEVSVADRRSLLEPFVYLASKMTQPQSKSAFPLSRKNKGSGSLDG from the exons ATGGGGAAGAGCTGCAAGGTGGTCGTGTGTGGCCAGGCGTCTGTGGGCAAAACTTCAATCCTGGAGCAGCTTCTGTATGGGAACCACGTGGTGG GTTCAGAGATGATCGAGACGCAGGAAGACATCTACGTGGGCTCCATTGAGACAGACCGAGGGGTGCGAGAGCAGGTGCGTTTCTACGACACCCGGGGGCTCCGAGATGGGGCCGAACTGCCCCGACACTGCTTCTCTTGCACTGATGGCTACGTCCTGGTCTACAGCACAGATAGCAGAGAGTCTTTTCAGCGTGTGGAGCTGCTCAAGAAGGAGATTGACAAATCCAAGGACAAGAAGGAG GTCACCATCGTGGTCCTTGGCAACAAGTGTGACTTACAGGAGCAGCGGCGTGTAGACCCAGATGTGGCTCAGCATTGGGCCAAGTCAGAGAAGGTGAAGCTGTGGGAGGTGTCAGTGGCGGACCGGCGCTCCCTCCTGGAGCCCTTCGTCTACCTGGCCAGCAAGATGACGCAACCCCAGAGCAAGTCTGCCTTCCCCCTCAGCCGGAAGAACAAGGGCAGCGGCTCCTTGGATGGCTGA